From Caretta caretta isolate rCarCar2 chromosome 3, rCarCar1.hap1, whole genome shotgun sequence, a single genomic window includes:
- the SERTAD2 gene encoding SERTA domain-containing protein 2 isoform X1, translated as MEFGGKAQYRYMLGKGGKRKFDEHEDGLEGKVVSPTDGPSKVSYTLQRQTIFNISLMKLYNHRPLTEPSLQKTVLINNMLRRIQEELKQEGSLRPVFITTSQPTDPLGDSFREAQPAFSHLASQPVHPTDLVITTPLESCLTPASLLEDDTFCTSQTVQHDGPTKLPPPAVQPVKDSFSSALDEIEELCPAPTSTEAVVVATEAAATTDDSKDNSSESNVQKSEGVQESRTSESKLMDSLPGNFEITTSTGFLTDLTLDDILFADIDTSMYDFDPCTSATGAASKMAPVSADDLLKTLAPYSSQPVTPNQPFKMDLTELDHIMEVLVGS; from the coding sequence ATATATGTTGGGAAAAGGAGGAAAGCGGAAGTTTGACGAGCATGAAGATGGGCTGGAAGGCAAAGTGGTGTCTCCTACTGACGGTCCATCTAAGGTGTCTTACACCTTACAGCGCCAGACTATCTTCAACATTTCCCTTATGAAACTTTATAACCACAGGCCATTAACAGAGCCAAGCTTGCAAAAGACAGTTTTAATTAACAACATGCTGAGGCGAATCCAGGAGGAACTCAAACAAGAAGGTAGCTTGAGGCCTGTGTTCATCACCACTTCACAGCCTACTGACCCTCTGGGTGACAGCTTTCGAGAGGCTCAGCCTGCGTTCAGTCATCTTGCCTCTCAGCCAGTTCACCCCACTGACCTAGTAATCACTACACCATTGGAGTCTTGCCTCACCCCAGCCTCTCTGCTTGAGGATGACACTTTTTGCACTTCCCAGACTGTCCAACATGATGGTCCTACAAAACTACCACCTCCAGCTGTCCAACCGGTAAAAGACAGTTTCTCCTCGGCCTTGGACGAAATTGAGGAGCTCTGTCCAGCACCTACCTCTACCGAGGCAGTCGTAGTagcaacagaagcagcagcaacaacagatGACTCTAAAGATAACTCCAGTGAGTCTAATGTTCAAAAGTCTGAGGGAGTCCAAGAGAGCAGAACAAGTGAATCAAAACTCATGGACTCTTTACCTGGCAATTTTGAGATAACAACTTCCACAGGTTTCCTTACAGACTTGACCTTGGATGATATTCTGTTTGCTGACATTGACACATCTATGTATGATTTTGACCCTTGCACATCCGCTACAGGAGCTGCCTCAAAAATGGCTCCTGTCTCAGCAGATGATCTCCTAAAAACTCTCGCCCCCTACAGCAGTCAGCCAGTAACCCCAAATCAGCCTTTCAAAATGGACCTCACAGAACTGGATCACATAATGGAGGTGCTTGTTGGGTCTTAA
- the SERTAD2 gene encoding SERTA domain-containing protein 2 isoform X2, translated as MLGKGGKRKFDEHEDGLEGKVVSPTDGPSKVSYTLQRQTIFNISLMKLYNHRPLTEPSLQKTVLINNMLRRIQEELKQEGSLRPVFITTSQPTDPLGDSFREAQPAFSHLASQPVHPTDLVITTPLESCLTPASLLEDDTFCTSQTVQHDGPTKLPPPAVQPVKDSFSSALDEIEELCPAPTSTEAVVVATEAAATTDDSKDNSSESNVQKSEGVQESRTSESKLMDSLPGNFEITTSTGFLTDLTLDDILFADIDTSMYDFDPCTSATGAASKMAPVSADDLLKTLAPYSSQPVTPNQPFKMDLTELDHIMEVLVGS; from the coding sequence ATGTTGGGAAAAGGAGGAAAGCGGAAGTTTGACGAGCATGAAGATGGGCTGGAAGGCAAAGTGGTGTCTCCTACTGACGGTCCATCTAAGGTGTCTTACACCTTACAGCGCCAGACTATCTTCAACATTTCCCTTATGAAACTTTATAACCACAGGCCATTAACAGAGCCAAGCTTGCAAAAGACAGTTTTAATTAACAACATGCTGAGGCGAATCCAGGAGGAACTCAAACAAGAAGGTAGCTTGAGGCCTGTGTTCATCACCACTTCACAGCCTACTGACCCTCTGGGTGACAGCTTTCGAGAGGCTCAGCCTGCGTTCAGTCATCTTGCCTCTCAGCCAGTTCACCCCACTGACCTAGTAATCACTACACCATTGGAGTCTTGCCTCACCCCAGCCTCTCTGCTTGAGGATGACACTTTTTGCACTTCCCAGACTGTCCAACATGATGGTCCTACAAAACTACCACCTCCAGCTGTCCAACCGGTAAAAGACAGTTTCTCCTCGGCCTTGGACGAAATTGAGGAGCTCTGTCCAGCACCTACCTCTACCGAGGCAGTCGTAGTagcaacagaagcagcagcaacaacagatGACTCTAAAGATAACTCCAGTGAGTCTAATGTTCAAAAGTCTGAGGGAGTCCAAGAGAGCAGAACAAGTGAATCAAAACTCATGGACTCTTTACCTGGCAATTTTGAGATAACAACTTCCACAGGTTTCCTTACAGACTTGACCTTGGATGATATTCTGTTTGCTGACATTGACACATCTATGTATGATTTTGACCCTTGCACATCCGCTACAGGAGCTGCCTCAAAAATGGCTCCTGTCTCAGCAGATGATCTCCTAAAAACTCTCGCCCCCTACAGCAGTCAGCCAGTAACCCCAAATCAGCCTTTCAAAATGGACCTCACAGAACTGGATCACATAATGGAGGTGCTTGTTGGGTCTTAA